TGGCCGGTTGATCCGGCCGTGATGGACGCCCACCTTCCCGAGGGGCTGGAGCCCGACGAGTACGACGGCTCGGCGTGGCTCTCGATCGTTCCGTTCACCAACGTCGCCGTTCGACCGAAGAGACTCCCCGAATCGCTCGGTATCCGGCTCCCCGAGCTCAACGTCAGAACGTACGTCACTCGCGACGGGGTCCCCAGCGTCTACTTCTTCAGCCTCGACGCACAGGGTATCGCGAGCGTGCTCGGCGCACGGGTTTTCCACCACCTGCCCTACTACTACGCGCGCATCTCGCTGGCGTGGGAGGACGGACGGGTCAGGTTCAGGAGTCGCCGTCGCCATCCGGGTTCGCGGCCGGCTCACTACGAGGCGACGTACTGGCCGACCGGCGAGCCGTTCTCGGCACCCGAAGATCCGTTCGGGAACTTCCTCGTCGAGCGCTATCGGTTTTACACGGAGGCACAGGACGGATCGATTCGGTACACGGACGTCGATCACGACCCCTGGACACTGTATCCGGCCGCCGCGGAAATCGAGACGAACACCCTGTGGTCGGCACACGGGTTCGACCGACCGGACGCGGACCCGGTGTACTACTACAGTCCGGGCCTCGACGTGGTCGCATCGCGGAGCAACCGGCTGTAACCTCCTACTCACGCTTCCCGACGTACCCGAGATCAGGCGAGCACGTCGACCTCGTACCCCGCTTCGCGGAGATCCGAGAGGAAGGCGTCGACGTGGTCCGGGCCGCGCATCTCGAGTTCGATCTCGACTTCGGTGTCGCTCATCTCGACCTCGCGGGAGGTCCGGTCGTGGTGAATCGCGTAGATGTTCGCGCGGTGAGCGGTGAAGATGTCCAGCAGGTCCTCGAGCGCGCCCGGTCGATCCTTCAGCACGGTCCTGATCTTCAGGTACCGGCCGGTCTCGACGAGGCCGCGGACGATGACGTTGGTGAGCGTGTTGAGGTCGATGTTACCGCCGCAGAGCGCCGGGACGATGACCTCGTCCTCCTCGTAGTCGAAGTGCTCGAAGAGGACGGCGGCGAGCGCGACTGCACCCGCGCCCTCGACGAGGGTCTTCGAGCGCTCGAGCAGGTAGACCAGAGCGACGGCGATTTCGGGGTCGGAGACGGTGACGACTTCGTCGACGTACTCCTGAATGTAGGGGAAGGTCTGCTCGCCGACGCTGCGGGTCGCGATGCCGTCCGCGATGGTATCGACGCCGTCGAGGGAGACCCGTTCGCCCTTTTCGAGGGACGCCGCGGCACTCGAGGCTCCCTCGGCCTGGACGCCGATGACGCGCGCCTCGGGTTTCTGCTCCTTGATAGCGGTCGCGATGCCACTGATGAGGCCGCCGCCGCCGATCGGGACGACGACGGTTTCCACGTCGGGACAGTCGTCGAGGATCTCGAGGCCGATCGTGCCCTGTCCGGCCATAATATATTCGTCGTCGAACGCGTGGACGTAGGTGCGGCCTTCCTCGCGTTCGATCTCGTGGGCGCGCTCGGCGGCCTCGTTGTAGTCCCGCCCGGAGAGGACGACCTCCGCGCCGTAGCTCTTGGTCGCCTTGACCTTCGAGATCGGCGCGTGTTCGGGCATGACGATCTTCGAGTCGACGCCGGACCGGGTGGCCGCGAGCGCGACGCCCTGGGCGTGGTTGCCCGCGCTCGCGGTGACGACGCCCGCGTCCTTCTGGGCCTCCGAGAGCGTCGCGATCCTGTTCGTCGCGCCCCGGATCTTGAACGCGCCCGTCCGCTGGAAGTTCTCCAGTTTCAGGCGAATATCGGCACCGGTCATCGACGAATAGGTGTGCGAGTGCTCGAGCGGCGTGTGTCGGGACGTCTCCCGGACCCGCTCGCGCGCCTCGAGAATATCGGCGAGTTCGAGCATATTGCCGTCTACTCACCGGACAGTGTAAGGATTACTGTCGGAGACTGGGAAGGGCCATCGGCTGGCCCCACCCGACCCCGACAGCGATGTGCTGTCAAACCTGGACAGCACGACAGGGAATACAGGGAATGCACGGCGTGTGACGTGCAACTGGAGAAGGGTACCGGGACTATATAAATCTCATGCACCCGCGGCGGAAGTGAAACCGCAAGACTGCGACGGGGTGACGCCGGTGTCTGACGGAGGGAAGACGGGCGTCATTCGAGCGTTTGTCCGACAGTAACGTCCTGTGAAACGAATCTCCGAACGCGGTCCCGAAGCTGACCGTCTCCCGGCCACGTCACGTCGACCTCGAGTTCGTCCGGATCACCGACGTAGATCCAGCAGGGTTCACCCGTTATTTCGGTCGCGGCCGGGACCTCGATTCGGACGTAGAGCCCCCTATCGACCCCCTCGTAGCGATCGAGTCGAGCGAGAGCCGTCTCGTCGACCGTGAGCAGTCGCCCGTCGACGCTGCCGCCGGGCGCGAGCGTCGGATACCGACCGTCGACCCGGTGCAGTCCCTCGAGCGTCGCAGGACCGACGAACGCGTCCGCTGCGGTCGATCGCGTCGTCTCGAGGACGGAGGAGACCCGTTCCGGCTCAGTCAGGGTGCCGTAGACGAAGACGAACACGCTAGCCCGTTTTCCGTCCGGCCCCTTGCTCGTGGTGCTTCGATCGCGCTGTCGGCCGATCGTTCCGCGCGAATTACACAAAGCACTTATAGGGAACATTAGAGGAATCTTTCATGAACCGCGAGTCCCTCCTGGCCGTTGCGACGCTCGTGGTCGTGATCGGTGCGGTCACGACCCTCGCCCTCGCCGGGGCCGTGTCCGACCCCGCCGACTCCGAGACGGCGGCCGACGTCGAGCCCACCGGTCACGTGTCGCTGACGGAGATCACGATCAGTGCCGACGAGGTTACCGGTGGTACCGCCACACTCGCCGTCGATACGCACCTCGCGCACCGCGGCGACCCCGCCGAGAACGTGACCGTCGTCCACCGGGCGACCGACACGAAGACCGGCCTCGTGGAGAACACCACGAAACGCGCGGTCCAGACGATGGACGACGACGCCGAGGTCGTCGTCTCGGATCGGCTCTCGATCCCCCGGGAGAGCAGTTACGAGATCGAGACGTTCGTCTATCGGGACGGAACGCGGACCGAGTCGGCCAGCCGCTCCGTCGACGGCGTCGATGCGCTGACGCCCGCTTATGCCGATACTGACGTCGAGTTCCACCGCTTCGGAGGCAGCGCCGGCGGGAGTCTCGCCGACGTCCCGGCGATCGGCTACTCCATCGCGTCGACGACCGACGACACGGCGACGCTGGAGGTCGACAGCTACCTCACGAATACGGGCGACGACACCGAATCCGATCTCGAACTCGAGGTGAGCGCTCGCCAGTCGGGTTCGAACGTCGTCGCCGACACCGCGACCGTCGACCTCTCGGCGATCGAGCCCGGGAAGACCGCGTTGCCGACGGTCGAACTCGAGGTTCCCCAGGAGTACGACTACTACCTGGACGCGGTGCTCTGGCGGGACGGCACCATCGTCGGCACGAACCGCGCGGTCGCCAACCTCGGGCCGGGTTCGCTGTCCGTCGACGAAACGGCCAGCGACGGCGGACTCGAGGTGAGCGACTTCGAGGGCGGTTCGGATCGGCGGGCGGACGACGGCGCGGCAGGTGACGATTCCGAAGATAGCGGGGCCTCGAGCGCCGACGGAACACCCGGCTTCGGCGTCGGCGTCGCCGTCGCTGCACTGCTCGCGACACTCGCGCTCGCACGGAGGTACCAATGACTGATACACCCACATCGACACCGACGGAGACCGAGACGACGACCGACATCGAGGACGGATGGACGACCGACCAGCCGGACCAGCAGGAGGAAGAGGAGACGACATCGACACCAACCGGGTCGAACGTCACCGCTGGGATCGATCCCCGCTCCGAGACGATTCGCCGCTATCTCGCCTGGGGCGGACTCGGTATCTGCTCGCTGCTGGCCGTCTTCGCGCTGATCCAGTTTTACGGAAGCGTCGGCGCGACCATCGACCTCTGGGTCGATCCAAAGTACCAGCCGATCATCCGCGCCGCGTTCAACCTCGCGGTCCTGCTGACGTCCCTGATCGGCGTGTCGCTGCTGGTCCGAGAGCTGAGCGGCCAGGGCGACTGACCGTCGCGAGGCTCCATCCCACTGCGGTTCGATCGCCGTCGCTCGAGTCGCGGACGGCTTCTGCCGACGAGTGACGAAAAAACGGACGAGGGACGCGGATGGAGGGCAGTTACCGGTCTTCCAGCGGGACGAACTCCTGATCCTGCGGGCCGGTGTAGCGGGCTCGCGGGCGGATCAGGCGGTTGTCCTCCTGGTACTCGAGGACGTGAGCGATCCAGCCGCCGACGCGGCTCATGGCGAAGATGGGCGTGTACATGTCGATCGGGATGCCGAGCTGGTAGTAGACCGAGCCGGAGTAGAAGTCGACGTTCGGGGCGATCCCCTTCTCGACTAAGCCCTTCTCCTCGGTGAGGAACTGTTCGATGGTGGTCGTGTAGTTGTACCACTTGTCCTCGCCGTTCTCGGCGAGTTCCTTGCTGCGCTCCTGGAGGATCGCCGCGCGGGGGTCTTTGACGTTGTAGACGCGGTGGCCGAAGCCGGGGATGCGCCGGCCTTCGGCGGTCGCCTGCTCGACCCACTCGCGGTGGTCCAGCCCGCTCTCGTCGATCTCGATGAGGACCTCCATGACGTCCTGATTCGCGCCGCCGTGGAGCGGCCCCGAGAGGGCGCTGATGCCGCCGGTCACGGCGCTGTAGATGTCGGCCATCGTCGAGCCGATGACCATCGAGGTGAACGTCGACGCGTTCAGCCCGTGGTCGGCGTGCAGGATCAGGGCCTGATCGAAGGTTTCGGCGGCGATGTCGTCGGGCTCCTCGCCGGTCAGCATGTAGAGGAAGTTGGCAGCGAGACCGAGATCGGGGTTGGGATCGACCGGCTCCTCGCCGAGTCGGTAGCGCTCGAAGGCCGCGAGCGCGGTCGGGATCTTGGCCGTGATGCGACGCCCCTTCCGGAGCGTCGCGTCGAGATCCTCGGGATCGGCGTCGTCTTCGGGTTCGTAGGCCGAGAACATCGAGACGGCAGTCCGGAGGGCAGCCATCGGCCGCTCGTCGGCGTCGGCGAGTTTCTCCATCGTCTCGAGCACGTCGGCGTCGACCTCGCGCTCGTCCATGAGCGCGTCGGTAAACGGCTCGAGCTCGTCCTCGGTCGGGAGGTGACCGTGCCAGAGCAGGTACAGCACTTCCTCGTAGCTCGCCCCGCGAGCCAGATCCTCGATCGTGTAGCCGCGGTAGATCAGTCGACCGGCGTCACCGTCGATCGAGCTGAGCTCCGATTCGGCAACCAACACGCCCTCGAGCCCTTTCTTGAGGTCGTCAGACATAGTCGTGGATTTCGGACGCCAATGGAAAAGTATTATCGTTTGGCCGGTGCCGCCGGTCGGCACATTAGATGTGTTTGTTTTGCCGCTATCTCGAACACGTACGGGTGGTATTTTGCCGTTCAAACGAACACATAGTCAGTCGATACCCGGGCCAGTTACTGTAATCGTTTTTCGTTGAGATTCACTCGGATACGGTATCCGGTTGGAAGACCGAACGGACGCTGCGAGCGCCTCGTATTGAAACCCGAGAAAACGCCGGCGAGGAAAACGGTGCGGCGGACTCCGTGCTGGCCGCACTCGCGCCGTCCGCCGCCACTCTTTTTGAACCACTTCGCCAAGAGCGACCGGGTGATGGATCGGTCCTACTGGCGAACGGTGTCGCTCGTCACGACGTGGCAGATCTCCGCGAGCATCTGTTATTACGCGGTCTTCGCCGCGACGCCGTTCTTTCGCGACGCGTTCGGACTCTCCCGGTTTTCGGTCGGACTCGTGGTCACCACGCTCACCCTCGGCTACGCGCTCTTTCTGCTACCGTTCGGGGCGTTGACCGACCGATTCGGCGAACGACTGACGCTGACGCTCGGTCTCGTCGGCCTCGCGACGGGGACGCTCCTCGTCGCGGGAGCGCCGACGTACGCGCTGTTGCTCGCAGCAGTGTTCGTCCTGGGGTCCATGTACGGAACTGCGATCCCCGGGACGAACAAGGCGGTCTTCGATGCCATCGACCCGGGCCGCCAGAACTTCGCGATGGGGATCAAGCAGGTCGGGGTGACCGGCGGAAGCGGTATCAGCGCGCTCCTGGTCACCGGCCTCGCGGGGCTCCTCTTCTGGCAGGCCGGTTTTCTCGTCGCCGCCGGCGTCGGTATCACCGTCGCCATTGGCTTCTACCTGCTCTATGCGAGCGACAGCGACGGTGACGCCGCCGACTACCCCGATTTCCGAGCGCTGCTCTCGAACCGGCCGTACGTCGTGTTGGCGACCGCCGGACTTTTTCTCGGCGCAGCCCTGTTCACGACGACCGGGTACACCGTGCTGTACGTCGAGGAGTCGATCGGGGCGTCCGTCGGGTTCGCCGGCGTCGTCCTCGCGCTCGTCCAACTGTTCGGCAGCGTCGGCCGCGTACTGACCGGCTGGCTGAGCGACGTCCTGCCCGGCGAACCCCGCGTCAGAATCGGGTTACTGCTCGTCGCGCAGTCGCTGGGCAGCGCCGTCATGTTCGTCGTCGTCGCCTCGACGACCACCGAACTCGGTGCCGCGATCGCGTTCTCGGCCCTCGGCTTCTTCGTCCTCGGCTACACCGGCGTCTACTACTCCGTCATGGCGACGCTCGTCCGGGCCGACGAGATGGGCGGTGCCACCGCAGGCGGCCAGCTCGCGCTCACCAGCGGCGCACTCGTCGCCCCGCCGACGTTCGGCTACCTCGCCGATACGGTCGGCTACCGCGGCTCCTGGCTCTTCCTGGCCGCCGTCGTGACGATCGCGGCCGGCCTCCTGATCCAGGTCGTTCGGACGCAGCCGACCGTCGCAGACCCCGCCGCAGCCGAAACCGAAACGTAACGATCGCAGCGGTAACTCCCGCCGCGTCTTCGGTGCGTTACTCGAGTTCTTCGACCAGTTCGACGACGTAGCCGTCCGGATCCTCGACGAACGCGACGCGAACCCCGAGGTCGGCCATCGTCGTCGGCTCGGTGTGGACCGCCGGATCCTCCCGTTCGACCAGCCGCTCGAAGGTCTCGTCGGTACTGTCGACGCCGACCGCGACGTGAGCCATCGATCCCGAATCGATTTCCGGCCCGCCCTCGGGGTCGTACTTGAACTGGAACTCGCCGTGTTCCCCGCCGATGTACACGTTTTCGACGCCGTCGTCGGCGGTGAACGACCAGTTTTCGTCCAGTCCGAGCGCGTCGATGTAGAACTCGCGCGTCCGCTCGAGGTCCGATACCCACAGGGCCGTGTGAATGACGTCCATGGCCTGTAAAGAACGCCGGCCGTCAAAGGGCTACTGGCACGGCTCGAGGAGAGTGCGATTCGAAGGGGCTCGTTCGGTCCGGTGTCGTCGCGACGGCGCGGCTCGCTACTGGCGTCGGTCGTCTTCGAGAATCGCGTCCATCAGCTTCGTCTGGGCGGCCGCCAGATGTTCGGTGAACGTCGACCTGGCGACGCCGAGTTCGTCGGCGACGTCCGTCGCGTTCGCACCCTTGGGATAGTCGAAGTAGCCCATCTCGTGGGCCGTCTCGAGGATCTCCCGTTGTCTGCTCGTGAGTTCGTCCCTGTCGACGACGACCGGATCGGCCGAGCTATCCTCGTGATCCTGTGAGAGTTCCTCGACGATGACGCCGTCGAAGTACGCGCGCAGTTCGTCGACGATCTCGGCGATTTCGGCCAGCTCGAGCGTGCGAAAGGAGAGGAGCAGCGAGCCGTTCTGGGCACGGACCGACGAGAGCGGGGTTCCCGTTCGCTCGATGATTTCGCAGGCGCAGTCGGCCGTGCCATCGCGTTCGAATCGGTAGATCGACTCCCGGTCGTTGGACTGGACCGGCGTCAACTCGACGTCGTACTCCCCCTCGATCGAGGCGTCGGCGGAGACGCCGAACTCCTCGACGACCGTTCCGTCCGCCGTCGTCTGCGACGACCGAGAGACGGAGTCGACCGGTTCGTCGGCACGCGCGGAGACGTCGGCCACCGGACAGTCCCCCGGTTCGTCGACGACGACCGTTGCACGAAAGTCCGTCATATCGGTCCGTACGATGACACGCAGCATAACAGGGGGCGAGAATTCCCGCCGGATGAAAATTCTTCACACGGGTGGCGCACCGATCAGCGGA
This portion of the Natrinema salinisoli genome encodes:
- a CDS encoding YqjF family protein, giving the protein MVLPLEMGWRQLLFENWPVDPAVMDAHLPEGLEPDEYDGSAWLSIVPFTNVAVRPKRLPESLGIRLPELNVRTYVTRDGVPSVYFFSLDAQGIASVLGARVFHHLPYYYARISLAWEDGRVRFRSRRRHPGSRPAHYEATYWPTGEPFSAPEDPFGNFLVERYRFYTEAQDGSIRYTDVDHDPWTLYPAAAEIETNTLWSAHGFDRPDADPVYYYSPGLDVVASRSNRL
- the ilvA gene encoding threonine ammonia-lyase — protein: MLELADILEARERVRETSRHTPLEHSHTYSSMTGADIRLKLENFQRTGAFKIRGATNRIATLSEAQKDAGVVTASAGNHAQGVALAATRSGVDSKIVMPEHAPISKVKATKSYGAEVVLSGRDYNEAAERAHEIEREEGRTYVHAFDDEYIMAGQGTIGLEILDDCPDVETVVVPIGGGGLISGIATAIKEQKPEARVIGVQAEGASSAAASLEKGERVSLDGVDTIADGIATRSVGEQTFPYIQEYVDEVVTVSDPEIAVALVYLLERSKTLVEGAGAVALAAVLFEHFDYEEDEVIVPALCGGNIDLNTLTNVIVRGLVETGRYLKIRTVLKDRPGALEDLLDIFTAHRANIYAIHHDRTSREVEMSDTEVEIELEMRGPDHVDAFLSDLREAGYEVDVLA
- a CDS encoding gamma-glutamylcyclotransferase family protein; the encoded protein is MFVFVYGTLTEPERVSSVLETTRSTAADAFVGPATLEGLHRVDGRYPTLAPGGSVDGRLLTVDETALARLDRYEGVDRGLYVRIEVPAATEITGEPCWIYVGDPDELEVDVTWPGDGQLRDRVRRFVSQDVTVGQTLE
- a CDS encoding DUF7490 domain-containing protein — translated: MNRESLLAVATLVVVIGAVTTLALAGAVSDPADSETAADVEPTGHVSLTEITISADEVTGGTATLAVDTHLAHRGDPAENVTVVHRATDTKTGLVENTTKRAVQTMDDDAEVVVSDRLSIPRESSYEIETFVYRDGTRTESASRSVDGVDALTPAYADTDVEFHRFGGSAGGSLADVPAIGYSIASTTDDTATLEVDSYLTNTGDDTESDLELEVSARQSGSNVVADTATVDLSAIEPGKTALPTVELEVPQEYDYYLDAVLWRDGTIVGTNRAVANLGPGSLSVDETASDGGLEVSDFEGGSDRRADDGAAGDDSEDSGASSADGTPGFGVGVAVAALLATLALARRYQ
- the citZ gene encoding citrate synthase; this translates as MSDDLKKGLEGVLVAESELSSIDGDAGRLIYRGYTIEDLARGASYEEVLYLLWHGHLPTEDELEPFTDALMDEREVDADVLETMEKLADADERPMAALRTAVSMFSAYEPEDDADPEDLDATLRKGRRITAKIPTALAAFERYRLGEEPVDPNPDLGLAANFLYMLTGEEPDDIAAETFDQALILHADHGLNASTFTSMVIGSTMADIYSAVTGGISALSGPLHGGANQDVMEVLIEIDESGLDHREWVEQATAEGRRIPGFGHRVYNVKDPRAAILQERSKELAENGEDKWYNYTTTIEQFLTEEKGLVEKGIAPNVDFYSGSVYYQLGIPIDMYTPIFAMSRVGGWIAHVLEYQEDNRLIRPRARYTGPQDQEFVPLEDR
- a CDS encoding MFS transporter; this translates as MDRSYWRTVSLVTTWQISASICYYAVFAATPFFRDAFGLSRFSVGLVVTTLTLGYALFLLPFGALTDRFGERLTLTLGLVGLATGTLLVAGAPTYALLLAAVFVLGSMYGTAIPGTNKAVFDAIDPGRQNFAMGIKQVGVTGGSGISALLVTGLAGLLFWQAGFLVAAGVGITVAIGFYLLYASDSDGDAADYPDFRALLSNRPYVVLATAGLFLGAALFTTTGYTVLYVEESIGASVGFAGVVLALVQLFGSVGRVLTGWLSDVLPGEPRVRIGLLLVAQSLGSAVMFVVVASTTTELGAAIAFSALGFFVLGYTGVYYSVMATLVRADEMGGATAGGQLALTSGALVAPPTFGYLADTVGYRGSWLFLAAVVTIAAGLLIQVVRTQPTVADPAAAETET
- a CDS encoding VOC family protein; protein product: MDVIHTALWVSDLERTREFYIDALGLDENWSFTADDGVENVYIGGEHGEFQFKYDPEGGPEIDSGSMAHVAVGVDSTDETFERLVEREDPAVHTEPTTMADLGVRVAFVEDPDGYVVELVEELE
- a CDS encoding helix-turn-helix domain-containing protein — encoded protein: MTDFRATVVVDEPGDCPVADVSARADEPVDSVSRSSQTTADGTVVEEFGVSADASIEGEYDVELTPVQSNDRESIYRFERDGTADCACEIIERTGTPLSSVRAQNGSLLLSFRTLELAEIAEIVDELRAYFDGVIVEELSQDHEDSSADPVVVDRDELTSRQREILETAHEMGYFDYPKGANATDVADELGVARSTFTEHLAAAQTKLMDAILEDDRRQ